One genomic region from Bacillus aquiflavi encodes:
- a CDS encoding 2-keto-4-pentenoate hydratase yields the protein MNHAEIAKRLLEAERTKQAIEPLTTTFPEITVDDAYRIQIEQIDYRVTEGARIVGKKIGLTSDVMQRMFNVTTPDYGHLLDDMMCVEGEPINTTNFLSPKLECEIAFVLKEDLQGPGVTEDDVVKATDYVVPAFEVIDSRIRDWKIRFEDTVSDNGSSARAILGGKPTSLTGLDLHHIGMVFTKNGEIIDTAAGAAVMGNPLRAVAWLANALGEYGIALKKGEVILSGALTGAVPVQTGEIYTAEFAHIGSVTVQFSEGDH from the coding sequence ATGAATCATGCTGAAATCGCAAAGCGACTGTTAGAAGCAGAACGAACAAAACAAGCAATCGAACCGCTGACAACAACGTTTCCAGAAATAACAGTTGATGATGCATATCGCATTCAAATTGAACAAATAGATTATCGAGTTACAGAAGGAGCGCGAATCGTCGGAAAAAAAATTGGCCTAACGAGTGACGTCATGCAGCGGATGTTTAATGTAACAACACCTGATTACGGTCATTTGTTAGACGATATGATGTGTGTCGAGGGAGAGCCAATTAATACAACAAACTTTTTATCCCCAAAGCTGGAATGTGAAATTGCATTTGTATTAAAAGAAGATTTACAAGGGCCGGGAGTTACGGAGGATGATGTTGTTAAGGCGACAGATTATGTTGTTCCAGCTTTTGAGGTCATTGATAGTAGAATACGTGATTGGAAGATTCGTTTTGAAGATACAGTGTCTGATAATGGTTCTTCTGCACGTGCGATTCTAGGAGGAAAACCGACAAGTTTAACCGGACTCGATTTACATCATATTGGCATGGTATTCACAAAAAATGGGGAAATCATTGATACAGCCGCAGGGGCTGCTGTAATGGGAAATCCACTTCGAGCAGTAGCGTGGCTTGCCAATGCACTTGGGGAGTATGGCATTGCACTCAAAAAAGGCGAAGTGATCCTGTCAGGAGCGTTGACTGGAGCAGTTCCTGTCCAAACAGGTGAAATTTATACAGCTGAGTTTGCGCATATCGGATCAGTAACTGTTCAATTTTCAGAGGGGGATCATTAA
- a CDS encoding acetaldehyde dehydrogenase (acetylating) produces the protein MSKKVKVGIIGSGNIGTDLMYKIERSDVLELGVMIGIDPQSEGLKRAKERGYNVIDNGIDGFISNPDLADILFDATTANAHKHHHELLMELGKKVIDLTPAAIGPFVVPAANLTEHLDASNVNMITCGGQATIPIVYAINQVVPVEYGEIVATVSSKSAGPGTRANIDEFTKTTAKGIEVIGGAKKGKAIIILNPAEPPIMMRNTVHVLVTEAGKEEEIINSVKKIVANVQTYVPGYRLRTEPMFDGKKVTVFLEVEGAGDYFPPYSGNLDIMTAAATKVGEELAYRHKGAK, from the coding sequence ATGAGCAAAAAAGTAAAGGTGGGAATTATCGGTTCGGGAAACATTGGAACAGATCTAATGTACAAAATTGAGCGGAGCGATGTGCTTGAATTAGGTGTCATGATTGGAATTGATCCACAATCAGAAGGATTAAAGCGGGCTAAAGAACGCGGCTACAATGTAATTGACAATGGGATAGATGGATTTATAAGCAATCCAGATTTAGCAGACATTTTATTCGATGCTACAACAGCCAACGCACACAAGCACCATCATGAGCTGCTAATGGAACTAGGTAAAAAGGTGATCGATTTAACACCAGCAGCGATCGGACCGTTCGTCGTTCCTGCTGCTAATTTAACAGAACATCTAGATGCTTCAAATGTCAATATGATTACTTGTGGCGGTCAAGCAACGATTCCGATTGTATATGCAATCAATCAAGTCGTTCCGGTTGAATATGGAGAGATTGTCGCAACAGTCTCAAGTAAAAGTGCAGGTCCTGGAACAAGAGCAAATATTGATGAGTTCACAAAAACAACAGCAAAAGGAATTGAAGTCATCGGCGGAGCTAAAAAAGGAAAAGCGATTATTATTTTAAATCCTGCTGAGCCTCCTATTATGATGAGAAATACAGTTCATGTTCTCGTAACAGAAGCAGGGAAAGAAGAAGAAATCATCAATTCGGTGAAAAAAATTGTTGCTAACGTTCAAACATACGTACCCGGTTATCGTCTGCGAACAGAGCCGATGTTCGATGGTAAAAAAGTAACCGTCTTTCTTGAAGTTGAGGGAGCTGGAGATTACTTCCCGCCTTATTCAGGGAATTTGGATATCATGACGGCAGCAGCGACAAAGGTCGGAGAAGAATTAGCGTACAGACATAAGGGGGCAAAATAA
- a CDS encoding 2-keto-4-pentenoate hydratase: MKETIAAELFKAERDIEEVDKFTDKYPQLTTDIAYDIQELLVKKKITAEKTSISGWKLGLTSKAKQKMMGVHEPTYGVLLKSMQISEDEAISLKPFIHPKIEPEIAFVFDKELKGPVSVPEVLAATRYVAPALEIIDSRYRNFSFTLTDVIADNSSSSRYIIGKQTFKPELVDFTLMGMVFKKNGEVVATSTAASVMGHPARAIAWMVNKLTARGQSILPGQVVLSGALSGAMMMEAGDEVSVGFDGIGHLEVTITT, encoded by the coding sequence ATGAAGGAAACGATCGCCGCTGAATTATTTAAAGCTGAGCGGGACATTGAAGAAGTGGATAAGTTTACCGATAAATATCCACAACTTACAACAGACATTGCTTACGATATTCAAGAACTGCTAGTTAAAAAGAAAATAACAGCAGAAAAGACAAGCATTAGTGGTTGGAAATTAGGACTGACGAGTAAAGCAAAACAGAAAATGATGGGTGTTCATGAACCGACGTATGGCGTACTTTTAAAAAGTATGCAAATTTCGGAGGATGAAGCGATTTCGTTAAAACCATTTATTCATCCAAAGATCGAGCCAGAAATTGCATTTGTGTTTGATAAAGAATTAAAAGGACCTGTCTCTGTTCCAGAAGTGTTGGCTGCGACTCGTTATGTTGCACCAGCTCTTGAGATTATTGACAGCCGTTATCGCAACTTCTCTTTTACGTTAACGGATGTAATTGCCGACAATTCATCTTCAAGCCGCTATATCATCGGAAAGCAAACGTTTAAGCCAGAATTAGTAGACTTTACACTAATGGGCATGGTGTTTAAAAAGAATGGAGAAGTCGTGGCAACGAGCACAGCAGCAAGTGTGATGGGACATCCAGCTCGTGCAATAGCATGGATGGTGAATAAATTGACAGCGCGAGGACAATCCATTTTACCAGGTCAAGTGGTGCTGAGCGGTGCGCTGAGTGGTGCAATGATGATGGAAGCAGGAGATGAAGTGTCTGTAGGTTTTGATGGGATCGGTCATCTTGAAGTGACGATTACAACATAA
- a CDS encoding 4-oxalocrotonate tautomerase, translating to MPFIQINLLEGRSPEKKEQLIAEVTETVERVIQAPKETIRVMINEMPAAHWGIAGVSVKKLREEGRR from the coding sequence ATGCCATTCATTCAAATAAATTTACTTGAAGGGCGTTCACCAGAGAAAAAGGAACAGCTTATTGCAGAAGTAACCGAAACAGTCGAGCGTGTTATTCAAGCGCCGAAGGAAACGATTCGTGTCATGATTAATGAAATGCCAGCAGCACATTGGGGGATAGCTGGCGTTTCCGTAAAAAAATTAAGAGAAGAAGGGAGACGGTGA
- a CDS encoding aldehyde dehydrogenase, with amino-acid sequence MYINGEYVESSIASIFEVKNPATQELIARVHESSKEDVDRACQAARQAFESGPWRTMPVSERCQKIRRMAEIIMERREELARLEALDVGKPYPVAFEREIPRAAHNLKFFADFMEQQGRETYPMDEDYLNYTRYEPVGVASLITPWNLPFMLTTWKLGPCLATGNTAVIKPAEMTPMTVSLLGEIAKEAGIPDGVVNVVHGFGPNSTGEFMTTHPEVDMISFTGETNTGKAIMKNGADSLKRVSFELGGKAANIVFEDADLEKAIPVSIQAAFLNSGQVCLAGSRILVQRSIMDEFVTRFKKAASELIVGDPQEENTNMGPVVSQEHYEKVTSYLKIAEQENATLVYGGKRPNLPEHLQNGYYLEPTIYLQENPTARICQEEIFGPVVTLIPFDTEDEALEIANSTPYGLNGVIWTENLQRAHRVSHKVRAGTIWVNCWFVRDLRAPFGGFKKSGIGREGGKHSLEFFTEAKNICIALQ; translated from the coding sequence ATGTATATCAATGGTGAATATGTAGAATCAAGCATAGCGTCTATATTTGAAGTGAAAAATCCTGCAACACAAGAGCTGATTGCTCGTGTTCATGAATCGTCAAAAGAGGATGTTGACCGTGCATGTCAAGCGGCCCGTCAAGCGTTTGAATCTGGTCCATGGAGAACGATGCCTGTGAGTGAACGCTGTCAAAAGATTCGCCGAATGGCAGAGATTATTATGGAGCGGAGAGAGGAATTAGCACGCCTTGAAGCTCTAGATGTAGGGAAGCCTTATCCTGTTGCTTTTGAACGCGAAATTCCTCGTGCTGCACATAATTTAAAATTTTTTGCTGACTTTATGGAGCAGCAAGGGCGGGAAACATATCCAATGGATGAAGACTATTTAAACTATACACGTTATGAGCCAGTCGGCGTTGCAAGTTTAATTACACCGTGGAATCTTCCGTTTATGCTGACAACTTGGAAACTTGGACCGTGTCTCGCTACTGGAAATACTGCTGTAATTAAACCGGCAGAGATGACACCAATGACGGTTTCTTTATTAGGTGAAATTGCAAAAGAAGCTGGGATTCCTGATGGGGTTGTAAATGTTGTTCATGGATTTGGTCCGAACTCAACTGGGGAGTTTATGACAACTCATCCAGAAGTAGATATGATTTCATTTACAGGTGAAACAAATACAGGAAAAGCCATTATGAAAAATGGCGCCGATTCATTGAAGCGTGTTTCGTTTGAACTTGGTGGAAAAGCAGCAAATATCGTCTTTGAAGATGCTGATTTAGAAAAAGCGATCCCTGTTTCAATTCAAGCAGCTTTTCTGAATTCTGGGCAAGTATGTTTAGCAGGCTCACGAATTTTAGTTCAACGTTCAATAATGGACGAATTTGTGACCCGCTTTAAAAAGGCAGCAAGCGAACTGATTGTCGGTGACCCGCAAGAGGAAAATACAAATATGGGACCTGTTGTAAGCCAGGAGCATTACGAGAAAGTGACTAGCTATTTAAAAATTGCTGAACAGGAAAATGCAACACTCGTATATGGGGGGAAACGTCCAAATCTTCCTGAGCATTTACAAAACGGTTATTATTTAGAGCCAACAATTTATCTCCAAGAAAATCCAACTGCACGTATTTGCCAAGAAGAAATTTTCGGTCCGGTTGTTACCTTAATTCCATTTGATACAGAAGATGAAGCATTAGAAATAGCAAATAGTACACCTTATGGATTAAATGGTGTCATTTGGACAGAAAACTTACAGCGAGCTCATCGTGTATCCCATAAAGTACGTGCAGGCACGATTTGGGTAAATTGTTGGTTTGTTCGGGATTTACGAGCACCGTTTGGTGGATTTAAAAAGAGCGGAATTGGAAGAGAAGGCGGAAAGCACAGTCTAGAGTTCTTTACGGAAGCGAAAAATATTTGTATTGCATTACAATAA
- a CDS encoding 2Fe-2S iron-sulfur cluster binding domain-containing protein, translating into MFKIMINPEQSFYYHGNEDLLRSAQKNNIKVPFACRGGGCGLCKVKVVKGNYELGPSSKAVLTDRERKEGYVLACKTYPLSEMEIELISK; encoded by the coding sequence ATGTTTAAAATTATGATTAATCCAGAGCAATCGTTTTATTATCATGGAAATGAAGATTTACTTCGTTCAGCGCAAAAAAACAATATAAAAGTTCCCTTCGCTTGTCGCGGCGGCGGATGCGGCTTGTGCAAAGTGAAAGTGGTCAAAGGGAATTACGAGCTTGGTCCTTCATCAAAAGCAGTACTAACTGATCGTGAACGTAAGGAAGGCTACGTTCTTGCATGTAAAACATATCCATTAAGTGAAATGGAAATAGAATTAATTTCAAAATAA
- a CDS encoding XylR N-terminal domain-containing protein: protein MLYTERLLDRLEVGDGSLFLNNERVILISMDAFGMLRHDLIQNIGFERMKGFLIRYGRELGVNDAKKILSEHMSSLTDMIKAGPALHMMKGHADVKTTYLEIDTEELGPVTSVCMEGIWRNSYEAIGYMNCFKKAAEPVCHTLVGYVSGYLSTICNQQVIAKEVACIGKGDPECRWIAKSNDLWGKEIEHELIYYKQTPIVKELEITYEKLLEERNNLQLAATIHKRLTQELVNGKDLDSLAQIIFQLMKLPIIFEDTQFRQLASAGVQEKHLKDIQEDVQQHFQHKQFVNKRMKHDHSFRDAAIIKLASHERIMVPIFLQEHIYGYCSFLYLNKEASRTPIEQMILERISYVASSYFLYAKTSFETAERMKGHFLEEMLNGRYATKKEILQRGQLIHFDLDEPYYMIVLKYELHSDNMKEELTFHQQLIEAITTYSQSENLNILVGQQQGNIVMLVQAKQLDEQQIEKTCWEAHSYLSQQFSTAAFYFGISLRATNILKVGEHYDEAVRAVRMSTATSQVITFQSLGVVGVLINEKNVSAIKRMAAMYLGPLYKCGDAKQQELLRTLYFFLFYGGNLEQTASSLAISISGLRYRVQKIEELLGHNMRNPTENYQLFLSLQALILIGELEM from the coding sequence TTGTTATACACCGAGAGGTTATTAGATCGTTTAGAAGTTGGCGATGGATCGCTTTTTTTAAATAATGAACGCGTCATTTTAATTTCAATGGATGCGTTTGGGATGTTGCGTCATGATTTAATTCAAAATATAGGATTTGAACGCATGAAGGGTTTTTTAATACGATATGGACGAGAACTCGGCGTTAACGATGCAAAGAAAATTTTAAGTGAACATATGTCATCATTAACAGACATGATTAAAGCAGGGCCTGCTCTTCATATGATGAAAGGACACGCTGATGTCAAGACGACCTATTTAGAAATTGATACTGAGGAATTGGGACCTGTTACTTCTGTATGCATGGAAGGAATTTGGCGCAATTCTTATGAAGCGATTGGATATATGAACTGTTTTAAAAAAGCAGCTGAGCCTGTTTGTCATACACTTGTTGGTTACGTGAGTGGTTATTTATCAACAATTTGCAACCAACAGGTGATTGCAAAGGAAGTAGCTTGCATCGGAAAAGGAGATCCAGAATGCCGGTGGATAGCGAAGTCTAACGATCTTTGGGGGAAAGAGATTGAACATGAACTAATATATTACAAACAGACACCGATTGTAAAAGAACTTGAAATAACGTATGAAAAACTGTTAGAAGAGAGAAATAATTTACAATTAGCTGCAACGATTCATAAAAGACTCACACAAGAACTTGTAAATGGTAAAGATTTAGACTCGCTTGCTCAAATTATTTTTCAATTGATGAAGCTGCCAATTATTTTTGAAGATACTCAATTTCGTCAACTTGCTTCGGCAGGCGTTCAAGAAAAACATTTAAAAGACATTCAAGAAGATGTTCAACAGCATTTTCAACATAAGCAGTTTGTAAATAAGCGGATGAAACATGATCATTCATTTCGTGATGCAGCTATAATAAAGCTAGCTTCTCATGAGCGAATAATGGTACCGATTTTTTTACAAGAACACATTTATGGATATTGCTCTTTTTTGTATCTTAATAAAGAAGCAAGTCGGACACCAATCGAGCAAATGATTTTAGAACGGATATCGTATGTAGCCTCCTCTTATTTCCTCTATGCGAAAACGAGCTTTGAAACAGCTGAACGAATGAAGGGACATTTTCTTGAGGAAATGTTAAATGGACGCTACGCTACAAAAAAAGAAATTTTGCAGCGTGGACAGCTCATTCATTTTGATTTAGACGAACCGTATTATATGATCGTTTTAAAATATGAACTTCATAGTGACAATATGAAAGAGGAGTTAACCTTTCATCAACAATTAATAGAAGCAATTACGACATATTCACAATCTGAAAATCTCAATATTTTAGTTGGACAGCAACAAGGGAATATCGTCATGCTTGTTCAAGCAAAACAATTAGATGAACAGCAAATTGAAAAAACTTGCTGGGAGGCTCATTCATATTTGTCGCAACAGTTTTCCACGGCTGCTTTTTATTTCGGGATCAGTTTACGGGCAACAAATATTCTTAAGGTAGGAGAACATTACGATGAGGCTGTGCGAGCTGTTAGAATGTCAACAGCTACTTCACAAGTGATCACGTTCCAGAGCTTAGGCGTTGTCGGTGTATTAATAAATGAAAAAAATGTAAGCGCTATCAAAAGGATGGCTGCAATGTATTTAGGTCCATTGTACAAATGTGGCGATGCAAAACAGCAAGAACTGTTGCGAACGTTATACTTTTTTTTATTTTATGGAGGTAACCTTGAACAAACAGCATCAAGTTTAGCAATCTCGATTAGCGGACTTCGATATAGAGTACAAAAAATAGAAGAACTACTCGGTCATAATATGCGTAACCCGACAGAAAACTATCAGCTATTTCTTTCGTTGCAAGCGTTAATATTAATTGGGGAATTGGAGATGTAA
- a CDS encoding transglutaminase domain-containing protein: protein MKLIKIIIVALLSFTIIFTTACSKNENAAATEKQEKKEQDKYEKLVKEKNDELELEPLEFTSYREEIKATITNPEYKLFAVNHELEISGHVDKYHELKGNYAWIKVNALDEINQNEIHHYYIPINDGDFKEKIHFYHGDGQYSIQVMLPATDKEKYFYELTSFEVINVNPKEKRDLTYSPIAQEAGLILDNIKDGFNTGDKLFLLNGKIKNTNIDEIMIEVKKETDQWQHVIPVKDGAFSHEIPLFFGKGVHEVSVLLPDKEKKNNYQYGTTLLVDNESSEKFEPIEYHVNYKERGITLESPIFSGEKTETTYQIKGQIDPDAPYAKETTHLYIKSKKGDDEALDIIPIKDYTFDDSFFLRFGPGTYEVTINVPELTIKDDSYFHFSSIAVFSIENTVTEDNRDLLPSRGIQSDAPSIISLANEITKDKQTDREKALAIYEYTAKNVSYDVSKFKNKEFSWDDSALKTLETKTGVCQDYAYLAVALLRASNMEARYVTGEAGDGPLKEDHAWVEVLVDGNWLTMDPTWGAGYVDNDTFVAKYTEEYFDPDKSKFNETHVRNKEEY from the coding sequence ATGAAATTAATAAAAATAATCATCGTTGCTTTGCTTTCGTTTACGATCATATTTACGACAGCATGCAGCAAAAATGAAAATGCAGCAGCAACTGAGAAACAAGAGAAGAAAGAACAAGATAAGTATGAAAAATTAGTCAAAGAGAAAAATGATGAACTTGAGCTTGAACCCCTTGAATTCACAAGCTATCGTGAAGAAATAAAAGCAACTATTACAAATCCGGAGTACAAATTGTTTGCTGTTAATCACGAACTTGAGATTTCTGGACATGTCGATAAATATCATGAATTAAAAGGTAACTATGCTTGGATTAAGGTTAATGCACTTGATGAAATCAATCAAAATGAAATCCATCATTACTACATCCCTATTAATGACGGGGATTTTAAAGAAAAAATCCATTTTTATCATGGAGATGGACAGTATTCTATTCAAGTCATGCTTCCAGCAACAGACAAAGAAAAATATTTTTATGAACTAACAAGCTTTGAAGTCATAAATGTAAATCCTAAGGAAAAGCGCGATCTCACATATTCGCCTATTGCTCAAGAAGCAGGCTTAATTCTTGATAACATAAAAGACGGATTTAATACTGGAGATAAGCTATTTTTGCTTAACGGAAAAATAAAAAATACAAATATTGATGAAATTATGATTGAAGTGAAAAAAGAGACTGATCAGTGGCAACATGTCATTCCTGTTAAAGATGGGGCCTTTTCCCATGAGATCCCCCTCTTCTTTGGAAAAGGTGTTCACGAAGTAAGTGTGTTGCTACCCGATAAAGAAAAAAAGAATAACTATCAATATGGAACTACTTTATTAGTAGATAACGAGTCTAGTGAAAAATTTGAACCGATAGAATACCATGTTAATTATAAAGAACGGGGAATTACTTTAGAATCTCCTATTTTTAGTGGAGAAAAGACCGAGACAACTTATCAAATTAAAGGACAGATTGATCCAGATGCACCTTATGCAAAAGAAACGACACATCTTTACATAAAATCAAAAAAAGGCGATGATGAGGCGCTCGATATTATTCCTATCAAAGATTATACATTCGATGATTCTTTCTTTTTACGATTTGGTCCCGGAACGTATGAAGTAACAATTAATGTCCCAGAACTGACAATTAAAGATGATTCTTATTTTCACTTCTCTTCTATTGCTGTTTTTTCCATAGAAAATACAGTTACAGAAGACAATCGTGATTTATTGCCATCACGAGGAATTCAATCCGATGCTCCAAGCATTATCTCACTTGCGAACGAAATTACGAAAGATAAACAGACTGATAGAGAAAAAGCACTGGCAATCTATGAGTATACAGCAAAAAATGTGTCGTATGACGTTTCAAAATTTAAAAATAAAGAGTTCTCATGGGATGACAGTGCATTAAAAACACTTGAAACAAAAACTGGCGTGTGTCAAGATTATGCCTATCTTGCTGTTGCACTGTTGCGCGCTAGTAACATGGAAGCTAGATATGTGACAGGTGAAGCCGGTGATGGTCCATTAAAAGAAGATCATGCATGGGTAGAAGTGCTTGTTGATGGAAATTGGCTTACAATGGATCCAACTTGGGGAGCAGGTTATGTAGATAACGATACCTTTGTCGCAAAATATACAGAGGAATATTTTGATCCTGATAAAAGTAAATTTAACGAAACACACGTTCGTAATAAAGAAGAATATTAA
- a CDS encoding BC_2427 family protein, whose protein sequence is MERTEEKDIRNETGDGEVNEINQEDRAVKAEPASKTSQMIDETERTEEKDIHDETGDGEVNEIDQEDRAVKAESASKTSQMNDEMERTEEKDIHDETGDGEVNEIDQEDRAVKAEPASKTSQMNDEMERTEEKDIHDETGDGEVNEIDQEDRAVKAKHASKTNQMIDETGDGEVNEINQEDRAVKAEPASKTSQMNDEMERTEEKDIHDETGDGEVNEIDQEDRAVKAEPASKTSQMIDEMERTEEKDIHDETGDGEVNEIDQEDRAVKAEPASKTSQMIDEMERIEEKVINHDHGWGKENGQNQEELHQEEQTVKKETDSKKKQNNDGMEPKVAQSELNDNAEPTRSKRVTIPFSVVCKIDQFVQSPLFGSTTKHTFKFIDRNEKITPSFNTQFFKTFTRYTNEPYCELVSSTVQEIVFIEEAPLPNEKKSNQLCKIYCLPLFESSIHEEVSNDLTNFTLKIPVVNGEYKLEVCLEEDIQLEEKVFLIKEVSSEAGFKTCKFIPTRFSLLENGRQKVLEGELFLEGFVQQNIEYSIVPHKDKENKNQLRQKIVVEFIIELLQVQKVQI, encoded by the coding sequence ATGGAACGAACAGAAGAAAAAGACATTCGTAATGAAACAGGTGATGGGGAAGTAAATGAAATAAATCAAGAAGACCGAGCGGTTAAAGCAGAACCTGCTTCAAAAACGAGTCAAATGATTGATGAAACGGAACGAACAGAAGAAAAAGACATTCATGATGAAACAGGTGATGGGGAAGTAAATGAAATAGATCAAGAGGACCGAGCGGTTAAAGCAGAATCTGCTTCAAAAACGAGTCAAATGAATGATGAAATGGAACGAACAGAAGAAAAAGACATTCATGATGAAACAGGTGATGGGGAAGTAAATGAAATAGATCAAGAGGACCGAGCGGTTAAAGCAGAACCTGCTTCAAAAACGAGTCAAATGAATGATGAAATGGAACGAACAGAAGAAAAAGACATTCATGATGAAACAGGTGATGGGGAAGTAAATGAAATAGATCAAGAGGACCGAGCGGTTAAAGCAAAACATGCTTCAAAAACAAATCAAATGATTGATGAAACAGGTGATGGGGAAGTAAATGAAATAAATCAAGAAGACCGAGCGGTTAAAGCAGAACCTGCTTCAAAAACGAGTCAAATGAATGATGAAATGGAACGAACAGAAGAAAAAGACATTCATGATGAAACAGGTGATGGGGAAGTAAATGAAATAGATCAAGAGGACCGAGCGGTTAAAGCAGAACCTGCTTCAAAAACGAGTCAAATGATTGACGAAATGGAACGAACAGAAGAAAAAGATATTCATGATGAAACAGGTGATGGGGAAGTAAATGAAATAGATCAAGAGGACCGAGCGGTTAAAGCAGAACCTGCTTCAAAAACGAGTCAAATGATTGATGAAATGGAACGAATAGAAGAAAAAGTTATCAATCACGATCATGGATGGGGGAAAGAAAATGGCCAAAATCAAGAGGAACTTCATCAAGAAGAACAAACTGTCAAAAAGGAAACCGACTCAAAAAAGAAACAAAACAATGACGGTATGGAACCTAAAGTTGCTCAAAGTGAGTTAAATGACAACGCCGAACCAACACGTTCGAAAAGAGTAACAATCCCATTTTCTGTCGTTTGTAAAATTGATCAATTTGTTCAATCCCCACTGTTTGGTTCCACAACTAAACATACTTTTAAGTTTATTGACCGCAACGAGAAAATAACTCCATCATTCAATACACAATTTTTTAAAACATTTACACGGTATACGAACGAGCCTTATTGCGAGTTGGTAAGTTCTACAGTTCAAGAAATTGTGTTTATTGAAGAAGCTCCGCTTCCAAATGAAAAGAAAAGCAACCAGCTCTGTAAAATTTATTGCCTTCCTCTTTTTGAATCTTCCATTCACGAAGAGGTTAGTAATGATTTAACTAATTTTACACTCAAAATTCCAGTTGTAAATGGAGAATACAAACTAGAAGTTTGTTTAGAAGAAGACATTCAATTAGAAGAAAAAGTATTTCTTATTAAAGAAGTTTCAAGCGAGGCAGGATTTAAAACGTGCAAATTCATCCCAACTCGATTTTCATTACTTGAAAACGGAAGACAGAAAGTACTTGAAGGGGAGTTATTTTTAGAAGGATTTGTGCAACAAAATATTGAGTATTCAATCGTTCCTCATAAAGATAAAGAAAACAAGAATCAACTGCGGCAGAAAATTGTCGTAGAATTCATTATTGAATTGTTACAGGTTCAAAAAGTCCAAATTTAA
- a CDS encoding CsxC family protein, with protein sequence MSEQNNQIQSASNSDPCPIVVPCQVTGRTQPQFPDQPVTPVTPATNPIVKIPVVLAETSVQIVVEADIPLTPAASEIKRVLKDAFLTQCKLVPVEFEAEPVTGTTDLFRATRGKLLLEGFIRKNIEYATADCNGTLRDRIANIQFSGFADLAGDVLTGGDFQAFPVFALSSENRARFINPTNGSLPRLDKYLFGNTVNYNEQPYCELVTANFIELDFSPCPTDLNQTFNTLREKIVLDLTLKVLQVQQVQI encoded by the coding sequence ATGAGTGAACAAAATAATCAAATTCAATCTGCTTCAAATAGTGATCCATGTCCTATTGTTGTTCCATGTCAAGTAACAGGACGCACGCAACCGCAATTTCCAGATCAACCTGTAACACCAGTAACTCCAGCAACAAATCCTATCGTTAAAATTCCTGTAGTGTTAGCTGAAACATCTGTACAAATCGTTGTTGAAGCAGATATTCCGCTGACACCAGCAGCAAGTGAAATTAAGAGAGTATTAAAAGATGCTTTTCTTACTCAATGCAAGTTAGTACCTGTTGAATTTGAGGCTGAGCCTGTTACAGGTACGACAGATCTATTCCGAGCTACACGTGGTAAATTACTCCTTGAAGGTTTTATTCGTAAAAATATTGAATATGCAACAGCTGATTGTAACGGTACTCTTCGTGATCGAATTGCTAACATTCAATTTTCTGGTTTTGCAGATCTTGCGGGTGACGTACTAACCGGCGGAGACTTCCAAGCATTCCCAGTTTTTGCTTTATCATCAGAAAATAGAGCTCGTTTTATCAACCCAACAAACGGGAGCTTACCGCGTCTAGATAAATACTTGTTTGGCAACACTGTCAATTATAATGAGCAGCCTTATTGTGAATTAGTAACTGCAAACTTTATCGAATTAGACTTCTCGCCTTGTCCGACAGATCTTAATCAAACATTTAATACACTGCGTGAAAAAATTGTTCTAGATCTCACATTAAAAGTATTACAAGTACAACAAGTTCAAATTTAA